AGGCAGCGCCTCCTCGGGGATCTCTTCTACGCTTGACTTGCCGTTGCTGAATCGCAGAGCCTTCATTGCCAACAGGTCGACAAGGCCTGTGAAGCGCTCACCTTCCATTAACGCGAGATATAGGGGGACTACCGATTGGGAAAAAGTGCTTCGAAACTGCTCGATCACCTTGATGAAGTCGGAGCCTTCTTGGTCCATCTTATTGACAAATACACAGCGTGAGATACCGTAACGCTCGGCTATCGACCACGCCTTTTCGGTCTGCACCTCTATGCCTCCCGCGGCGCTCACGACCACCACCGCGGCATCCATGACCCGCATGCTGCCTTCGGTTTCGGCAAAGAAGCTCGCGGCGCCGGGGGTGTCGAGGAGGTTAATCTTGTGCTTCTTCCAGGTGCCGTGGCCCAAAGAGGTGGAAAGGCTCATTTTGCGTTCAATTTCATCTTCATCGTAATCCATAATGGCAGTGCCGGCATCTACCTGGCCGAGACGGTCGGTCACCTTCATGGCAAAGAGCATCGCTTCAGCTAGAGAGGTCTTGCCCACGCCCCCATGGCCGACGAGCCCGACGTTTCGTAACTTGTCTCCCGCGAATTGCGTCATGGGCGCCTCCCATAGTATTTGAAGCAGGTGAGCTGATGGCTATCTTCGCATGATCACCCTTTTATGAAGATGTAAGCTCTTGGGAAAGAAGGGTTACCGTAACATGTTGGCCGGAGCAATGTCAAGGCTCAGGGGGCTAACGAAAATAAGGGTAGTCGGGGTCGCCCCTGACCCCGACACCAATTATAAATGGAGTAGGTCCGGCATAATGGCAAACGCCAGCAGGTGAAATCGCCCCCTCTACCGTTGAGCGTCGATGACATCCCAAATGTCTTGGGCGCAGCCATGGTCAAGGAAGAAGAGTCGCCTCTTATAGGTCGTGCTCGTTACGTGGTAGCAAGCCCCCTCTTTGCGTGGATGCGTCAGCCGTCCCATGACGCTCGGGTGGTGTCGGGGTCAGGGGCGACCCCGACTACCCTTACATGCATTAATTAATAACCCCTAAGTTACAGAAAAAAGAAAGGCCCCACTTAATTAAACGTGGGGCCCTCTACCTAAACGCCGCTCTTTGGCGACGTGCGTATGATGGTATTGCAATACTAATTTCGGGTATTTAGTAATTAATGTCAAGGATAAAATCATCAAAACAAAACTTTGCTCCCTTCTTCATCGCCCAGCTGAGCTTGTTCAGTGTGATTTACTGCTTCTCCTTCAACATCAAACGCAATTTTTACCGGTTCAAGATATTGATGTAATATCTCGAGGTGGCCAGGCGTAACGCCCTATCCCGTAAGACGAATCTCTGCCATGATTTCTTACAAGAGGGGTCAGCTGAAGAGCTTAAAAGGTTGAGTTGAATTCATGGAAGGAAACTAGCCGGGCTAGCGTTGTCTATGACGAGCGCCGCTTCTACGGTGTCTTCGGCGCCGTGCGCGAATCCGCAGCTCCAGGGGTGTGCCCTCAAACCCGAATGAATCACGTATCCGGTTGACGAGATAGCGCCGGTACGAAGCGACCACTCCCTTGGTGTGATTGACCACTAAAGCGAATGTGGGAGGGCTAACGCGTATCTGGGCGGCGTAATAGACCTTGACCTGCTGGCCCCTATATTGGGGGGGATGGTGGCGGCTTAGAGCCTTCTCAATGCAGTCATTTAAGGCGGCAGTGGGTATGCGCCTACGGTGCTGCGAAGCCACCTCGATTACCGCCGGCAGCAGCCGACGGACCCCGCTGCCGGTTAGGGCTGAGATAAACAGCACAGGCGCGTATGCGACAAAGGGCATCTTTTCCCGAATAGTCTTTACCCATTGGCCCGTGGTAGAGGTGTCCTTCTCCACCAGGTCCCACTTATTGACCACCAGCACAAGCCCCCTGCCCGTCTCTTCAGTGTAGCCCGCAATTCGGACGTCCTGCTCTATCACTCCCTGGGTTCCATCCATCAGCAGGCACGCCACGTCGCATCTCCCCAAGCTCCTCAAAGCTCTCATTACGCTGTAGGCCTCCACCCGCTCACTGATTCTTGCCTTTCGGCGGATGCCCGCAGTATCGATTGCAACGAAGGGTTGGTCTTCGAAGGTGAAGTGGGTGTCAATGGCATCACGGGTTGTTCCGGGCACCTCGCTCACCAGGGTGCGGTCCATCCCCAGTAGATTGTTCACGAGAGAGGATTTTCCAACGTTTGGGCGCCCGATAACGGCAAAGCTTATGAGCCCCTCTTCTGCTGGCTCTTCGGTTGGTTGCTCCGGGAGTTGATCGACCAAAGCGTCGAGGAGCTCGGCCACTCCCCGGCCGTGTTCGGCGCTGACCGGGAAAAGGGGCTCGATACCCAAGGCGTAGAATTCATATAGCCCCTCCTCCTGCTTTTGGCCGTCAATCTTATTTACAGCCAATAAGAACGAATGTGCCTGTCGCCGGAGGACCTCGACAAGCTCCTTGTCATCGGGCGTGCAGCCTCCCAGGCCGTCCACCAGGAGGACTGTAAGGTCAGCTTCCTCGAGAGCTATGTGGGCCTGGTCGCGCACATCGACGCCAATCCCCTCGGTGGCCAACGGTTCAAAGCCGCCCGTATCCACCACCCAAAAGGATACTCCGTTCCAGGTGACTTCGCCGTAGTTTCGGTCACGCGTGGCTCCGGGGGTATCGATGACAACGGCTTTTCGACGTCCCACCAGGCGGTTGAAAAGGGTCGATTTTCCAACGTTGGGACGCCCCACAATTGCCACGACGGGCTTGTCCATTGCGCTTAGCTCCTCTAAGCGTGACGTAGGTCCGTCCTCGCTCGATGCTAGCATAGGGATTAGAGGATTTACAACGGACGCGGGAGGTATCAGCGTCGGGCGTGGAGGGCCATTCCTTGGCGACGGGCATACTGCTCTATGCCCTGGAAGATTGCACCGGCGATTCGCTGCCGGTAAGCCGATTTACTGAGTTTCGCCTCTTCAGTCGGATTGGATAGGAAGGCGGTCTCAATGAGAACGGCGGGCATTTTTGCTCCCACCAAGACATAAAACGGACCCGGCTTCGCCCCTAAGTTGTTCACCCTTCTGTCGCTACGTTTCATGGACTCTACCATGGTCTTCTGGATGGCGTTCGCCAGGGGGATGGAGCGTTTAGCATTATCGGTGGCCCCGAGGTCGAATAGAATTTTATCAAGCAGCGTCATCCTGGAGACGGGGATGTTGTTTTCCCTGGCGGCCACCTTCAAAATATGATCGTTTTTAGTGGCGTTAAGAAAGTACGTCTCCACGCCCTTTACGCTCCGTTGCGGGCTGG
This portion of the Nitrospinota bacterium genome encodes:
- the der gene encoding ribosome biogenesis GTPase Der, which produces MDKPVVAIVGRPNVGKSTLFNRLVGRRKAVVIDTPGATRDRNYGEVTWNGVSFWVVDTGGFEPLATEGIGVDVRDQAHIALEEADLTVLLVDGLGGCTPDDKELVEVLRRQAHSFLLAVNKIDGQKQEEGLYEFYALGIEPLFPVSAEHGRGVAELLDALVDQLPEQPTEEPAEEGLISFAVIGRPNVGKSSLVNNLLGMDRTLVSEVPGTTRDAIDTHFTFEDQPFVAIDTAGIRRKARISERVEAYSVMRALRSLGRCDVACLLMDGTQGVIEQDVRIAGYTEETGRGLVLVVNKWDLVEKDTSTTGQWVKTIREKMPFVAYAPVLFISALTGSGVRRLLPAVIEVASQHRRRIPTAALNDCIEKALSRHHPPQYRGQQVKVYYAAQIRVSPPTFALVVNHTKGVVASYRRYLVNRIRDSFGFEGTPLELRIRARRRRHRRSGARHRQR